A single window of Nicotiana sylvestris chromosome 5, ASM39365v2, whole genome shotgun sequence DNA harbors:
- the LOC138869557 gene encoding uncharacterized protein → MMKDLMSQKFDFQDLATVTLTQTCSDVVTRPVAEKLSDLGSFTIPCTIGNFAFAKALYDLGASINLMPLAIYKRLGIGRARPTSMLLQLADRTMKKPSGILDDVLIQVGKFVFPADFVILDCRVDEEIPIILGSMFLATGRALIDC, encoded by the coding sequence atgatgaaggacttgatgtcccaaaAATTCGACTTCCAAGATTTGGCCACAGTGACTCTAACTCAGACCTGTAGTGATGTGGTGACTAGACCAGTTGCTGAGAAGTTGTCTGATctagggagtttcacaattccctgCACCATTGGTAACTTTGCCTTTGCCAAGGCACTCTATGATTTGGGGGCCAGCATAAATCTTATGCCTCTGGcgatctataagaggttgggaattggaagagctagacccacgtcTATGTTGTTGCAGTTAGCTGATAGAACTATGAAAAAACCCTCGGGTATTTTGGATGATGTGTTAAtacaggtagggaaatttgtgttccctgcagattttgtgattttggattgtagagtggatgaagaaattcccataattttgggaagtaTGTTCTTGGCCACAGGGCGAGCCCTCATTGATTGTTAA
- the LOC138869558 gene encoding uncharacterized protein — MRLNDEEITFNVQKSIRRPSEFANCSLIDVVDVIVEEDNETSTIEDPLAACLVNLDEVNGEELAEWVMALEGRGFWERTLEFEPLHLENRETPPAKPSIEEPPKLELMPLPAHLKYAFQGPNSILPVIILSSLLDVQAQHLLQAFKECKTAIGWTMPDIKRISPAYCMHKILLEEGHKPSREHQRRLNPNMKEVVKKEVIKWLDAGIIFPITRWRICMDYRKLNLATRKDHFPLPFIDQMFDRLAERSHFYFLDGYSGYNQISIAPKDREKTSFICPYGIYAFCRMPFGL; from the coding sequence atgaggttgaatgatgaggagataacattcaatgtgcagaaatctataaggcgaccaagtgaattcgccaattgttctcttattgatgtcgtggatgtaatcgtgGAAGAGGATAATGAGACATCGACTATTGAGGATCCTCTTGCTGCATGTCTTGtgaatttagatgaggtgaatggggAAGAATTGGCAGAATGGGTGATGGCTCTAGAGGGCAGAGGGTTTTGGGAGAGAACACTTGAATTCGAGCCCCTGCACTTAGAAaacagagaaactcctccagccaagccatccatagaagaaccaccaaagctggagttgaTGCCACTACCCGCCCATCTCAAGTATGCATTCCAAGGACCTAACTCCatattacctgttattatcttatctagtttgttagatgtgcaggcacaacaCCTTTTGCAGGCATTTaaggagtgcaagactgccattgggtggaccatgccAGACATTAAGAGGATTAGCCCGGCatattgtatgcataaaattctgtTGGAAGAAGgccacaaaccttccagggagcaccaaagaaggctgaaccccaacatgaaggaagtggtaaAGAAGGAGGTTattaagtggttggatgcgggaatcattttccccATCACACGctggagaatttgtatggactataggaaattaaatctggccacccggaaagaccacttcccacttcccttcattgatcagatgtttGACAGACTGGCAGAGAGGTCCCACTTCTATTTTctagatgggtactcagggtacaaccaaatctccattgcaccaaaggacagagagaagacctccttcatATGTCCATATGGAATTTATGCCTTCTGTAGGATGCCTTTTGGCCTATGA
- the LOC138869556 gene encoding uncharacterized protein translates to MKEGEAIQEMYIRFTTLTNKFKSLGRIISEEDKVEKILTRVLSVTWESKITAIQESNNIATFNLDELIENLTAYELRRQNMKMDVPKKERSLELRITKGFELEDDEMTMITKDFKKYLMRGKGPSRSGSYSKPKERAERRNRKKEHVQPKKNKGSTKVMVVAWGESSDESSDDEDGDEQALMAIGESDEESENQVHALESNVLELRFKNLKLKLGAGKKKADHTQLTLEKNVGKMKDELYKRDEKIRVLKEDLSKVQVKGRDQIWYMDSGCSKHMTGNKNQFLSLEDLKGGNVSFENGKKGEIIGVGKGKRVNNVYILDLSTLSRNELTCLSVLDNDPLIWHKILGHASLSQLNKLVSKDLVIRLPNMNVTSPTLIVR, encoded by the exons ATGAAGGAAGGGGAagccatccaagagatgtatattAGGTTTACCACACTAACAAATAAAtttaagtctcttggaagaattatttctgaagaagacaaagttgagaagattttgacaagggttttaTCAGTCACTTGGGAGAGTAAAATCACGGCCATTCAGGAATCAAATAACATTGCCACTTTTAACTTGGATGAGTTAATTGAAAATCTCACTGCTtatgaacttagaaggcaaaACATGAAGATGGATgtacccaagaaggaaagaagcctGGAACTAAGAATCACTAAAGGTTTTGAACTAGAAGATGATGAAATGACAATGATCACAAAggatttcaagaagtacctaatgaggggaaagggtccttcaagaagtggaagctacAGTAAACCAAAG gaaagagctgaacgaagaaacaggaagaaggaacatgttcaacccaagaagaacaaaggatcaacaaaggttATGGTTGTTGcttggggagaaagctcagatgaaagttcagatgatgaagatggagatgaacaagcacttatggccattggagaatctgATGAGGAATCTGAG AACCAGGTTCATGCACTTGAATCAAATGTCCTAGAGCTTAGATTTAaaaatctaaaattgaaattaggagcaggtaaaaagaaagctgatcacacacaactcactttggaaaaaaatgtaggaaaaatgaaagatgagttgtacaaaagagatgagaagataagagtcctaaaagagGATCTAAGCAAG gtccaagtgaaaggGAGagaccaaatatggtacatggatagtggctgctcaaagcatatgacaggaaacaagaaccagttcctttcacttgaggaccttaaaggaggtaatgtctcctttgaaaatggaaagaaaggtgagatcattggggttggaaag ggaaaaagagtaaacaatgTTTATATTCTAGATCTGTCCACACTTTCAagaaatgaactcacttgcttaagtgtgttggacaatgatcccctcatTTGGCACAAGATacttggacatgcaagtctgagtcaactcaacaaattagtttccaaggacttggtgataagGTTGCCTAACATGAATGTTACATCCCCTACTTTAATAGTACGATGA
- the LOC138869559 gene encoding uncharacterized protein: protein MKQLNLDIEAAGNNRVIELHELDEFLFLSFESTRLYKERIKRLHDKNIIERNFNPEDMVLLYNSRLRLFPGKLKSRWSGQFRVIEVLSSSAVEIASEKDSHTFRVNGQRLKPYVGMDEPKEVSVIHLTGTSEVERALNALI from the coding sequence ATGAAACAGCTAAATCTGGACATTGAGGCTGCGGGAAATAATAGAGTCATAGAATTGCATGAGCTAGATGAgttcttatttctttcttttgagagcacaaggttaTACAAGGAGAGAATAaagaggttgcacgacaagaacattATTGAGCGAAATTTCAATCCTGAAGACatggtgttgctttataactcaagattaaggctatttccgggtaaactcaagtcacgatggtctggacaaTTTCGGGTGATCGAAGTGCTCTCTTCAAGTGCCGTAGAGATTGCCTCAGAGAAAGATTCCcacacatttagagtcaatgggcaaagATTAAAACCATATGTGGGCATGGATGAACCCAAGGAAGTGTCAGTGATCCATCTGACTggaacctcagaggtcgagcgagccttaaatgcgctcatcTGA